In one Inquilinus sp. Marseille-Q2685 genomic region, the following are encoded:
- the fabG gene encoding 3-oxoacyl-[acyl-carrier-protein] reductase, giving the protein MFDLNGKSALVTGASGDIGRAIATLLHAQGAVVALSGTKVEKLEALARELGGRAHVTPGDLSSAEGAESVAKAAEAATGGLDILVNNAGLTRDGLAMRMKDEDFETVLDVNLVSGFRLARAALRGMMKKRWGRIVSITSIVGHTGNPGQANYAASKAGLTGMTKALAQEVASRGITVNCVAPGFVTSAMTDALNDEQKARISATIPMARMGEPAEIAAAVLYLASNEAAYVTGQTIHVNGGMAMV; this is encoded by the coding sequence ATGTTCGATCTGAACGGCAAGTCGGCGCTCGTCACCGGCGCCTCGGGCGACATCGGCCGCGCCATCGCGACCCTGCTGCACGCCCAGGGCGCCGTCGTGGCGCTGTCCGGCACCAAGGTCGAGAAGCTGGAGGCGCTGGCCCGGGAGCTGGGCGGGCGGGCGCATGTGACCCCGGGCGACCTGTCGAGCGCCGAGGGCGCCGAATCGGTGGCGAAGGCGGCCGAGGCCGCGACCGGCGGCCTCGACATCCTGGTCAACAATGCCGGCCTGACCCGCGACGGCCTGGCGATGCGGATGAAGGATGAGGATTTCGAGACCGTCCTCGACGTCAATCTGGTGTCCGGCTTCCGCCTGGCCCGTGCGGCGCTGCGCGGCATGATGAAGAAGCGCTGGGGCCGGATCGTGTCGATCACCTCGATCGTCGGCCACACCGGCAATCCGGGGCAGGCCAACTACGCGGCCTCCAAGGCCGGTCTGACCGGCATGACCAAGGCGCTGGCGCAGGAGGTGGCGAGCCGCGGCATCACCGTCAACTGCGTCGCGCCGGGCTTCGTCACCAGCGCCATGACCGATGCGCTGAACGACGAGCAGAAGGCGCGGATCTCGGCCACGATCCCGATGGCGCGGATGGGCGAGCCGGCCGAGATCGCGGCCGCGGTCCTGTATCTCGCCAGCAACGAGGCGGCCTATGTCACCGGCCAGACCATCCATGTGAATGGCGGAATGGCGATGGTTTGA
- the fabD gene encoding ACP S-malonyltransferase, whose product MARAFVFPGQGSQAVGMGKALADGSAAARDVFAEVDAALGQKLSELMFGGDIETLTLTENAQPALMAASVAAARTVAERSGRSLADFAGFVAGHSLGEYSALAAAGAVSVADAARLLRLRGQSMQKAVPVGVGAMAALLGLDLDQARDVAARASTADSICTAANDNAPGQVVVSGHKEAVERAMALAAELGAKRSILLPVSAPFHCPLMAPAAEAMRAALAEVEIKAPAVPVVANVTAAPVTAPDEIRRLLVDQVTGTVRWRESVLYMKSAGVQELVELGAGKVLAGLAKRIDRDLAAVSLQTPEEIDAWIASTGA is encoded by the coding sequence ATGGCGCGCGCTTTCGTGTTTCCGGGACAGGGCAGCCAGGCTGTCGGCATGGGCAAGGCGCTGGCCGACGGGTCGGCCGCCGCCCGCGATGTCTTCGCCGAGGTCGACGCGGCGCTGGGCCAGAAGCTGTCCGAGCTGATGTTCGGCGGCGACATCGAGACGCTGACCTTGACCGAGAACGCCCAGCCGGCGCTGATGGCGGCCTCGGTCGCCGCGGCGCGGACGGTGGCTGAGCGGTCGGGCAGGTCGCTGGCGGATTTCGCCGGATTCGTCGCCGGCCATAGCCTGGGCGAGTATTCGGCCCTGGCCGCGGCCGGGGCGGTCAGCGTCGCCGACGCGGCCCGGCTGCTGCGCCTGCGCGGCCAGTCGATGCAGAAGGCGGTGCCGGTCGGCGTCGGCGCCATGGCGGCGCTGCTGGGCCTCGACCTCGACCAGGCGCGCGACGTCGCCGCCCGCGCCTCGACCGCGGACTCGATCTGCACCGCGGCCAACGACAACGCGCCCGGCCAGGTCGTGGTCAGCGGCCACAAGGAAGCGGTCGAGCGGGCGATGGCGCTGGCGGCCGAGCTCGGCGCCAAGCGCAGCATCCTCCTTCCCGTCAGCGCGCCCTTCCATTGCCCGCTGATGGCGCCGGCGGCCGAGGCGATGCGCGCGGCGCTGGCCGAGGTCGAGATCAAGGCGCCGGCCGTGCCGGTGGTGGCCAATGTCACCGCAGCGCCTGTGACCGCGCCGGACGAGATCCGCCGCCTGCTGGTCGATCAGGTGACCGGCACCGTGCGCTGGCGCGAGAGCGTGCTTTACATGAAATCCGCGGGCGTGCAGGAACTGGTCGAGCTCGGGGCCGGCAAGGTGCTGGCCGGCCTCGCCAAGCGCATCGACCGCGACCTCGCCGCGGTGTCGCTGCAGACGCCCGAGGAGATCGACGCCTGGATTGCGTCGACCGGCGCCTGA
- the rpsF gene encoding 30S ribosomal protein S6 translates to MPLYESVYIARQDVSAAQVEALTEGFTNIITENGGKVTKTEYWGLKSFAYRIKKNRKGHYVLLNIDAPAAAVAEMERLMGINEDVLRTLTLRVDALEEGPSVMMQSRAGRDRDGRDRDGRDRDGRGDRGDRGERRDRGFGRDQAEGEGAQA, encoded by the coding sequence ATGCCACTTTACGAGAGCGTGTACATCGCGCGGCAGGACGTGTCCGCCGCGCAGGTGGAGGCCCTGACCGAGGGCTTCACCAACATCATCACCGAGAACGGCGGCAAGGTCACCAAGACCGAGTATTGGGGCCTGAAGAGCTTCGCCTATCGGATCAAGAAGAACCGCAAGGGCCACTACGTCCTGCTGAACATCGACGCCCCCGCGGCCGCCGTGGCCGAGATGGAGCGCCTGATGGGCATCAACGAGGACGTGCTGCGTACCCTGACCCTGCGCGTCGACGCCCTCGAGGAGGGTCCGTCGGTGATGATGCAGAGCCGGGCCGGCCGTGACCGCGACGGCCGCGATCGCGATGGCCGCGATCGCGACGGTCGGGGCGACCGCGGTGATCGTGGCGAGCGCCGGGACCGTGGCTTCGGCCGCGACCAGGCCGAAGGTGAAGGAGCCCAGGCATGA
- the rpsR gene encoding 30S ribosomal protein S18: MSAMGARRPFFRRRKTCPFSGANAPKIDYKDTKLLGRFISERGKIVPSRITAVSAKKQRELARAIKRARFLGLLPYIVK, translated from the coding sequence ATGAGCGCGATGGGTGCACGCCGTCCGTTCTTCCGCCGCCGGAAGACCTGCCCGTTCTCCGGCGCCAACGCGCCGAAGATCGACTACAAGGACACCAAGCTGCTGGGCCGCTTCATCTCCGAGCGCGGCAAGATCGTCCCGAGCCGCATCACCGCGGTCTCGGCCAAGAAGCAGCGTGAGCTGGCCCGCGCCATCAAGCGCGCGCGCTTCCTCGGCCTCCTGCCCTACATCGTGAAGTAA
- the rplI gene encoding 50S ribosomal protein L9: MEIILLERVEKLGQIGDVVKVKPGFARNYLLPQKKALRATKANLAVFEKQRAQIEANNLKLKGEAEKVAGRMDDVHIVVIRQAGDTGQLYGSVTARDIAEALTEAGYTVSRGQVAIEHPIKTLGLEKVRIRLHPEVSVIVTVNVARSAEEAEMQRERGGMVVASVLEEEEAAAEAAAAAAIAEAETEGTEGEPA, translated from the coding sequence ATGGAAATCATCCTGCTGGAGCGGGTCGAGAAGCTCGGCCAGATCGGCGACGTGGTGAAGGTGAAGCCAGGCTTCGCCCGCAACTACCTCCTGCCGCAGAAGAAGGCGCTGCGCGCGACCAAGGCCAATCTGGCCGTGTTCGAGAAGCAGCGGGCGCAGATCGAGGCCAACAACCTCAAGCTGAAGGGCGAGGCCGAGAAGGTCGCCGGGCGCATGGACGACGTCCACATCGTCGTCATCCGCCAGGCCGGCGACACCGGCCAGCTCTACGGCTCGGTGACTGCCCGCGACATCGCCGAGGCCCTGACCGAGGCCGGCTACACCGTCTCGCGCGGCCAGGTCGCGATCGAGCATCCGATCAAGACCCTGGGCCTGGAGAAGGTCCGGATCCGGCTGCATCCCGAGGTCAGCGTCATCGTCACCGTGAACGTCGCCCGCTCGGCCGAAGAGGCCGAGATGCAGCGCGAGCGCGGCGGCATGGTCGTCGCCTCGGTCCTCGAGGAGGAAGAAGCGGCGGCCGAGGCCGCTGCCGCGGCCGCCATCGCCGAGGCCGAGACCGAGGGCACCGAGGGAGAGCCGGCGTAA
- the mprF gene encoding bifunctional lysylphosphatidylglycerol flippase/synthetase MprF — protein sequence MSTAQPQAVSVPTADAADVTGTVTLRPMHQRLKPALLTIVTLLLFAGAAYAIRQELAAMSWHDLIARIRALPWTSAGLALLGTIGSFIALMGYDWSALRYVGARVPLRTMALASFCGYAVGNTIGGLVTASSVRYRVYTATGLEFGDIARVAGFCALAFGLGIVTVGAAAVLLQPHLLTRALGVHTIWTSAGAAVILAGAALFLLLCALRRPDQALLGRIPLPSFGIAAGQLVISTVELLFAGFAFWVLLPHGSVSFSAFFVVFVVATVAGIISHVPGGVGVFESVMLLGLGPVLPPQAIAAALVVYRAVYFLIPVILAVGILASAETARGLRRLQSHAPTRLTLDVAGRLMPSVMAALIFVVGTLLLVSAATPTLKSRIEILEALPIAVVELSHILAAMTGLALLVVAWGLFRRLIAAYWLTLLLLAVSAVLALGKGFAWREALLLLLCLVIMLPCREEFWRRSALFDQPMTPGWLIALGSVVGGMAWLTFFSFRHVAYANDLWWTFEVHDEASRALRAMVAVSLLATLYGLWHLVRAHRGRMAAPTAAELHQAEQILRQQPRAEANLVRMGDKALLFSDSGRAFLMYAIQGRTWAALGDPVGAREDWPELIWRFREMTEAASGRPAYYGVRAETLPLYLDTGMTLSKLGEEARVPLRAFTLEGGSRKKALRYALSRGEKDGLTFEIVPASGGTGLISELAAVSDDWLHKQAAKEKRFSLGAFIPDYVHGSPTALVREHGRLVAFATLMVTDEKSEVAIDLMRHTEANSKLVMEYLITKLIVHYKEQGYETFSLGMAPLSGMESHPLAPLWHRIGRFVYRSGARFYNFEGLRAFKQKFDPVWEPRYLATPSGLAPALAISDIAALIGGGIKGLVAR from the coding sequence ATGTCCACGGCACAGCCGCAGGCGGTTTCCGTTCCGACTGCCGACGCGGCCGACGTCACCGGCACCGTGACCCTTCGGCCCATGCATCAGCGCCTGAAGCCGGCCCTGCTGACCATCGTCACCCTGCTGCTGTTCGCGGGCGCCGCCTACGCGATCCGGCAGGAGCTGGCGGCGATGAGCTGGCACGACCTGATCGCCCGCATCCGCGCCCTGCCCTGGACCTCGGCCGGCCTGGCACTGCTGGGCACGATCGGCAGCTTCATCGCCCTGATGGGCTACGACTGGTCGGCGCTGCGCTATGTCGGCGCCCGGGTGCCGCTGCGGACCATGGCGCTGGCCAGCTTCTGCGGCTATGCCGTCGGCAACACCATCGGCGGCCTCGTCACCGCCAGCTCGGTGCGCTACCGCGTCTACACCGCGACCGGGCTGGAATTCGGCGACATCGCCAGGGTCGCCGGCTTCTGCGCCCTCGCCTTCGGCCTCGGCATCGTCACGGTCGGCGCCGCGGCGGTGCTGCTGCAGCCGCATCTGCTGACCCGCGCGCTCGGCGTCCACACCATCTGGACCAGCGCCGGCGCCGCCGTGATCCTGGCCGGCGCCGCCCTGTTCCTGCTGCTCTGCGCCCTGCGCCGCCCGGACCAAGCCCTTCTTGGTCGGATCCCGCTGCCCAGCTTCGGCATCGCCGCGGGCCAGCTGGTGATCTCGACGGTCGAGCTGCTGTTCGCCGGCTTCGCCTTCTGGGTGCTGCTGCCGCATGGCAGCGTGTCGTTCAGCGCCTTCTTCGTCGTCTTCGTCGTCGCCACCGTGGCCGGCATCATCAGCCATGTGCCGGGCGGCGTCGGCGTGTTCGAATCGGTGATGCTGCTCGGCCTGGGGCCGGTGCTGCCGCCGCAGGCGATCGCCGCGGCGCTGGTCGTCTACCGCGCAGTCTATTTCCTGATCCCGGTGATCCTGGCCGTCGGCATCCTCGCCAGCGCCGAGACGGCGCGGGGTCTGCGCCGGCTGCAGAGCCACGCGCCGACCCGGCTGACCCTCGATGTCGCCGGCCGGCTGATGCCGTCGGTGATGGCGGCGCTGATCTTCGTCGTCGGCACGCTGCTGCTGGTCTCGGCGGCCACGCCGACGCTGAAGAGCCGCATCGAGATCCTGGAGGCCCTGCCGATCGCGGTGGTCGAGCTGTCGCACATCCTGGCCGCCATGACCGGGCTGGCGCTGCTGGTCGTCGCCTGGGGCCTGTTCCGGCGGCTGATCGCGGCCTATTGGCTGACCCTGCTGCTGCTCGCGGTCAGCGCCGTGCTGGCGCTGGGCAAGGGCTTCGCCTGGCGCGAGGCGCTGCTGCTGCTGCTCTGCCTCGTCATCATGCTGCCCTGCCGGGAGGAGTTCTGGCGCCGCTCGGCCCTGTTCGACCAGCCGATGACGCCGGGCTGGCTGATCGCGCTGGGCAGCGTCGTCGGCGGCATGGCCTGGCTGACCTTCTTCTCCTTCCGCCACGTCGCCTACGCCAACGACCTGTGGTGGACCTTCGAGGTCCATGACGAGGCGTCGCGCGCGCTGCGCGCCATGGTCGCGGTCAGCCTGCTGGCCACGCTATACGGCCTGTGGCACCTGGTCCGTGCCCATCGCGGCCGGATGGCGGCGCCCACCGCCGCCGAGCTCCACCAGGCCGAGCAGATCCTGCGGCAGCAGCCCCGCGCCGAGGCCAATCTGGTGCGCATGGGCGATAAGGCGCTGCTGTTCTCGGACAGCGGCCGCGCCTTCCTGATGTACGCCATCCAGGGCCGCACCTGGGCCGCGCTGGGCGACCCGGTCGGCGCGCGGGAGGACTGGCCGGAGCTGATCTGGCGCTTTCGCGAGATGACCGAGGCCGCCAGCGGCCGCCCGGCCTATTACGGCGTCCGGGCCGAGACCCTGCCGCTCTATCTCGACACCGGCATGACCCTGTCGAAGCTGGGCGAAGAGGCGCGGGTGCCGCTGCGCGCCTTCACGCTCGAAGGCGGCAGCCGCAAGAAGGCGCTGCGCTATGCCCTGTCACGCGGCGAGAAGGACGGGCTGACCTTCGAGATCGTGCCGGCCAGCGGCGGCACGGGCCTGATCAGCGAACTCGCCGCCGTCTCCGACGACTGGCTGCACAAGCAGGCGGCCAAGGAAAAGCGCTTCTCGCTCGGCGCCTTCATCCCGGACTACGTCCACGGCTCGCCCACGGCCCTGGTGCGCGAGCATGGCCGGCTGGTGGCCTTCGCCACGCTGATGGTGACCGACGAGAAGAGCGAGGTCGCCATCGACCTGATGCGCCACACCGAGGCGAATTCCAAGCTGGTGATGGAGTACCTGATCACCAAGCTGATCGTGCACTACAAGGAGCAGGGCTACGAGACGTTCAGCCTCGGCATGGCGCCGCTGTCCGGCATGGAGAGCCACCCGCTGGCGCCGCTGTGGCACCGCATCGGCCGCTTCGTCTATCGCAGCGGCGCCCGCTTCTACAATTTCGAGGGTCTGCGCGCCTTCAAGCAGAAGTTCGACCCGGTGTGGGAGCCGCGCTACCTGGCGACGCCGAGCGGCCTGGCCCCGGCCCTGGCGATCTCGGACATCGCGGCGCTGATCGGCGGCGGGATCAAGGGGTTGGTGGCACGATGA
- a CDS encoding virulence factor family protein: protein MRRTSWLAAAGLAVTAAAALAVAAWLIPDQRASAAPARSYDGGTLGSVRLWQPEGQPGSMVFLLSDDTGWSPEFDAAAQRLQGNGAFVVGVDLKSYLDGLEHSDDEDCHSPAGDFEDLSQRLEREFKFSAYHAPIVVGRGQGATVAYGAVAQAAARTTIEGGASIGPLPPLKTKLPLCTGPADTPVATPAPGGGFTYGPQPHIPGWWRIGLQQPDAAASDLATKSGGEVVTLPKDAPLADQVVAMLHQDAPADADSSAVSSLPLEELKADGPSPTLAIIYSGDGGWQDLDKTIGEALQSKGVSVVGVDSLRYFWSQQTPEQTARDLAHIIDHYGKAWGAQRVILIGYSFGANVLPFAYNRLPAAEKDKVDQISLLGLAERTDFEIRVTGWLGVSAADDAPPVAPELKSIDPARIQCFYGEEEDDTVCPTPAMAGAEVIKTTGGHHFDGDYDSLARIIMDGAAKRQQAGFSASTTKPTTP, encoded by the coding sequence ATGAGACGCACCTCCTGGCTGGCCGCGGCCGGGCTGGCGGTGACCGCCGCGGCCGCCCTGGCCGTCGCGGCCTGGCTGATCCCCGACCAGCGCGCCTCGGCCGCGCCGGCGCGCAGCTATGACGGCGGCACCCTCGGCTCGGTCCGGCTGTGGCAGCCGGAGGGCCAGCCCGGCTCCATGGTCTTCCTGCTGTCGGACGACACCGGCTGGAGCCCGGAGTTCGACGCGGCGGCGCAGCGGCTGCAGGGCAACGGCGCCTTTGTCGTCGGAGTCGACCTGAAGAGCTATCTCGACGGGCTGGAGCACAGCGACGATGAGGACTGCCATTCCCCGGCCGGCGACTTCGAGGATCTGAGCCAGAGGCTGGAGCGCGAGTTCAAGTTCTCCGCCTATCACGCCCCGATCGTGGTCGGCCGAGGCCAGGGCGCGACCGTGGCCTATGGCGCGGTCGCCCAGGCGGCGGCCAGGACCACGATCGAAGGCGGCGCCAGCATCGGCCCGCTGCCGCCGCTGAAGACGAAGCTGCCGCTGTGTACCGGCCCGGCCGACACGCCGGTGGCGACGCCGGCCCCGGGCGGCGGCTTCACCTACGGGCCGCAGCCGCACATCCCCGGCTGGTGGCGCATTGGCCTGCAGCAGCCGGATGCGGCTGCGAGCGACCTCGCGACGAAGTCGGGCGGCGAGGTGGTGACGCTGCCGAAGGATGCGCCGCTGGCCGACCAGGTCGTGGCGATGCTGCACCAGGACGCGCCCGCGGATGCCGACTCCTCCGCCGTCAGCAGCCTGCCGCTGGAGGAGCTGAAGGCCGACGGCCCCTCACCCACCCTGGCGATCATCTATTCCGGCGACGGCGGCTGGCAGGATCTCGACAAGACCATCGGCGAAGCCCTTCAGAGCAAAGGGGTTTCCGTCGTCGGCGTCGACAGCCTGCGCTATTTCTGGAGCCAGCAGACGCCGGAGCAGACGGCCAGGGACCTGGCCCATATCATCGACCATTACGGCAAGGCCTGGGGCGCCCAGCGGGTGATCCTGATCGGCTATTCCTTCGGCGCCAACGTCCTGCCCTTCGCCTACAACCGGCTGCCCGCGGCCGAGAAGGACAAGGTCGACCAGATCAGCCTGCTGGGGCTGGCCGAGCGCACCGACTTCGAGATCCGCGTCACCGGCTGGCTCGGCGTCAGCGCCGCCGACGACGCGCCGCCGGTGGCGCCGGAGCTGAAGTCGATCGATCCCGCCCGCATCCAGTGCTTCTACGGCGAGGAGGAGGACGACACCGTCTGCCCGACCCCCGCCATGGCCGGCGCCGAGGTGATCAAGACCACCGGCGGGCATCATTTCGACGGCGATTACGACAGCCTCGCGCGCATCATCATGGACGGTGCCGCGAAACGGCAGCAGGCGGGCTTTTCGGCGTCGACAACCAAACCGACAACCCCTTGA
- a CDS encoding replicative DNA helicase, which yields MEKSRPESPLTLVHNADPMASPTYRRMPANEEAEQALLGAILANNAALEKASDFLRPEHFYVPAHGRIYAAALRLAEQNRVADPISLKQYFETDNELEGVGGAQYLTDLAASVVSVMNAEDYAQTIYDLSLRRQLILAGEEIVNDAYRLDNEMDGPAQIQEGEEKLYRLSSSGVLRKDFEAFGDILARAVDAAGKALERDTPLTGVTTGLAEIDKMMGGLQPSDLIVLAGRPGMGKTALATNMAFNAATAYLRKHGKEGAVVGFFSMEMSSEQLAVRILSEVAEIASERIRKGDMKRSDFPRVVEAANLIRQTPFFIDDTAGVSISTLRTRAMRLKRQHNLGLLVVDYIQLMSAGGSKKTDNRVQEISEITRGLKILAKDLSIPVIALSQLSRQVENREDKRPQLADLRESGSIEQDADVVMFVYREAYYLSKAEPPEGTPEHQDWMAAMDRVHNIAEVIVAKQRHGPTGTRRLHFEGQYTKFSNLQSDPSFDDQ from the coding sequence ATGGAGAAGTCGCGTCCCGAATCCCCCCTCACCCTCGTTCACAACGCCGACCCGATGGCGAGCCCGACCTACCGGCGGATGCCGGCGAACGAGGAGGCCGAACAGGCGCTTCTCGGCGCCATCCTGGCCAACAACGCCGCGCTGGAGAAGGCGTCGGACTTCCTGCGGCCGGAGCATTTCTATGTCCCGGCCCATGGCCGGATCTATGCCGCGGCGCTGCGACTCGCGGAGCAGAACCGGGTCGCCGACCCGATCAGCCTGAAGCAGTATTTCGAGACCGACAACGAGCTGGAGGGCGTCGGCGGCGCCCAGTACCTGACTGACCTGGCAGCCAGCGTGGTCTCGGTGATGAACGCCGAGGACTATGCCCAGACCATCTACGACCTGTCGCTGCGGCGGCAGCTGATCCTGGCCGGCGAGGAGATCGTCAACGACGCCTACCGCCTCGACAACGAGATGGACGGCCCCGCCCAGATCCAGGAGGGCGAGGAGAAGCTGTACCGCCTGTCCAGCTCAGGTGTTCTGCGCAAGGATTTCGAGGCTTTCGGCGACATCCTGGCGCGTGCGGTCGATGCGGCCGGCAAGGCGCTGGAACGCGACACGCCGCTGACCGGCGTGACCACCGGCCTGGCCGAGATCGACAAGATGATGGGCGGCCTGCAGCCGTCCGACCTGATCGTCCTGGCCGGCCGGCCGGGCATGGGCAAGACGGCGCTGGCCACCAACATGGCCTTCAACGCCGCCACCGCCTATCTGCGCAAGCACGGCAAGGAAGGCGCCGTGGTCGGCTTCTTCTCGATGGAAATGTCCTCCGAGCAGCTGGCCGTCCGTATCCTGTCCGAAGTCGCCGAGATCGCGTCGGAACGGATCCGCAAGGGCGACATGAAGCGGTCCGACTTCCCGCGTGTGGTCGAGGCGGCGAACCTGATCCGGCAGACGCCGTTCTTCATCGACGACACCGCCGGCGTTTCGATCAGCACCTTAAGAACGCGCGCGATGCGCCTGAAGAGGCAGCATAACCTCGGCCTGCTGGTGGTCGACTATATCCAGCTGATGAGCGCCGGCGGCTCGAAGAAGACCGACAACCGGGTGCAGGAGATCTCGGAGATCACCCGCGGCCTGAAGATCCTGGCCAAGGACCTCAGCATCCCGGTGATCGCCCTGTCCCAGCTGTCGCGCCAGGTCGAGAACCGCGAGGACAAGCGGCCGCAGCTGGCCGACCTGCGCGAATCCGGCTCGATCGAGCAGGACGCCGACGTCGTCATGTTCGTGTACCGCGAGGCCTACTACCTGTCGAAGGCCGAGCCGCCCGAGGGCACGCCGGAGCATCAGGACTGGATGGCGGCGATGGACCGGGTGCACAACATCGCCGAGGTCATCGTCGCCAAGCAGCGCCACGGCCCGACCGGCACGCGGCGGCTGCATTTCGAGGGCCAGTACACCAAGTTCTCCAACCTGCAGTCCGATCCCAGCTTCGATGACCAGTGA
- the alr gene encoding alanine racemase codes for MTSEAAAFGRANALLTIDLDAIVENWRRLQAQGAPAECGAVLKADAYGLGAAPVGRALFAAGARSFFVAHLEEGITLRAVLGEARIVVLNGLLPGLAADYTAHDLIPALNDPGEIAAWSGHARALGTALPGFVHLDSGMNRLGLAPEDQDRLAADPGVLDGIAPVTWMTHLARAEDAGSPMNKAQLDRFRRTLGKLPKAPVSIANSSGIFLGRGFHGDLTRPGAALYGINPTPGRPNPMADVVRLEARILQTRRVDTPMTVGYGAAHRVEGPARLATIAVGYADGVPRAASGRGAVRIAGFTAPITGRISMDLITVDVTHIPETLAAPGALAEVIGPELPPDRVAESAGTIGYEILTSLGRRYVRRYLGGAE; via the coding sequence ATGACCAGTGAGGCGGCGGCGTTCGGCCGGGCTAACGCCCTGCTGACCATCGACCTCGACGCCATCGTGGAGAATTGGCGCCGCCTCCAGGCGCAAGGCGCCCCGGCGGAATGCGGTGCCGTGCTCAAGGCCGACGCCTACGGCCTCGGCGCCGCACCGGTCGGCCGCGCCCTCTTCGCCGCCGGCGCCCGCAGCTTCTTCGTCGCCCATCTGGAGGAGGGAATCACGTTGCGGGCGGTGCTCGGTGAGGCGCGCATCGTCGTCCTCAACGGCCTGCTGCCCGGCTTGGCCGCCGATTACACCGCCCACGACCTGATCCCGGCGCTGAACGATCCCGGGGAGATCGCCGCCTGGTCCGGGCACGCCAGGGCTCTCGGCACCGCCCTGCCCGGCTTCGTTCATCTCGACAGCGGCATGAACCGGCTCGGCCTCGCGCCCGAGGACCAGGACCGGCTGGCCGCCGATCCGGGCGTCCTGGACGGCATCGCGCCGGTCACCTGGATGACCCACCTCGCCCGCGCCGAGGATGCCGGAAGCCCGATGAACAAGGCGCAACTCGACCGGTTCCGCCGCACCCTGGGCAAGCTGCCGAAGGCGCCGGTCAGCATCGCCAACTCCTCCGGCATCTTCCTCGGCCGCGGCTTCCACGGCGACCTGACCCGGCCGGGGGCCGCCCTCTACGGCATCAACCCGACGCCGGGCCGGCCGAATCCGATGGCCGACGTGGTGCGGCTCGAGGCCCGGATCCTGCAGACCCGCCGCGTTGACACCCCCATGACCGTTGGATACGGTGCCGCGCACCGCGTGGAGGGTCCGGCCCGGCTCGCGACGATCGCCGTGGGCTATGCCGACGGGGTTCCGCGGGCCGCCAGTGGTCGCGGCGCCGTGCGCATCGCAGGCTTCACCGCGCCGATCACCGGCCGCATCTCGATGGATCTGATCACGGTGGACGTGACCCACATTCCCGAAACGCTGGCCGCGCCCGGCGCCCTGGCCGAGGTCATCGGCCCGGAGCTGCCGCCCGACCGCGTGGCCGAGAGCGCCGGCACCATCGGCTACGAGATCCTGACCAGCCTCGGCCGGCGCTACGTCCGGCGCTATCTCGGCGGCGCGGAATGA